A section of the Arcobacter roscoffensis genome encodes:
- a CDS encoding KH domain-containing protein: protein MITKFIENYAKLIVSEPNDIKVYKEMIDDTFAEITIVANSVDIGKLIGKNGNMINALKTMANGCKAKDGISYKIQVVSK from the coding sequence ATGATTACTAAATTTATAGAAAACTATGCAAAATTAATTGTTAGTGAACCTAATGATATTAAGGTTTATAAAGAGATGATTGATGATACATTTGCAGAAATAACAATTGTAGCTAATAGCGTTGATATTGGTAAACTAATTGGTAAGAATGGGAATATGATTAATGCTTTAAAAACTATGGCAAATGGTTGCAAAGCAAAAGATGGCATTTCTTATAAAATTCAAGTGGTATCTAAGTAG
- the flgB gene encoding flagellar basal body rod protein FlgB translates to MEASSVTNTLFAHLNFRGERQKVISSNLANINTPNYKTKELVFEDELASQKKEPRLALAQTSGQHLPSINHNSNIPNPRLVQVKGLEEQNDGNNVNLDTQMSEMSKNKVIFDALQAAIKKDSRLFRSVIESSAKN, encoded by the coding sequence ATGGAAGCAAGTAGCGTAACAAACACACTCTTTGCACATTTAAACTTTAGGGGTGAGAGACAAAAAGTAATATCAAGTAATCTTGCTAATATAAATACCCCAAATTATAAAACTAAAGAATTAGTTTTTGAAGATGAACTAGCAAGTCAAAAAAAAGAGCCTAGATTAGCTTTAGCTCAAACAAGTGGTCAGCATTTACCAAGTATAAATCATAATTCTAATATTCCTAATCCTAGATTAGTTCAAGTAAAAGGTTTAGAAGAACAAAATGATGGAAATAATGTAAACTTAGATACTCAAATGAGTGAAATGTCAAAAAATAAAGTAATTTTTGACGCATTGCAAGCAGCAATTAAAAAAGATTCGAGACTATTTAGATCAGTTATTGAATCATCAGCTAAAAATTAA
- the fliG gene encoding flagellar motor switch protein FliG, translated as MAEANSNLHEVLKGMSMKDKVARFFVLIGEEATVKIFQHLPKDTVEDISTAITQINSIDKETSLAILEEFHLYTRTKGFISSGGYDFARDILYKSLGKGEADEVLAKLSRLQLASQSFSYLDAINPKQLSDFIKDESPHTIAVILSHMDAPKSAEVLMQLEEEVRVKVTMQMATIKDVSPDVVRTISVVLEKKLESLLSSIVDVGGVKVVADMLNRLGPKSQDILKNINGVDTSLATKIKENMFVFEDLLNLETEYVMKILQNVDTGDVAVAMKNAPDEDMEKITGAMSQRARDRFKEEFEMLNKVKIKDIEASQRKMLDVAQKMIEDGIIDREMDE; from the coding sequence ATGGCAGAAGCGAATAGTAACTTACATGAAGTTTTAAAAGGTATGTCTATGAAAGACAAGGTTGCTAGATTCTTTGTTTTGATTGGAGAAGAGGCAACTGTAAAGATATTTCAACACTTACCCAAAGATACAGTAGAAGATATTTCAACTGCAATTACTCAAATAAACTCTATTGATAAAGAAACATCCTTAGCTATTTTAGAAGAGTTTCATTTATATACAAGAACAAAAGGTTTTATTAGTTCTGGTGGTTATGATTTTGCTAGAGATATTTTATATAAATCACTTGGAAAAGGTGAAGCTGATGAAGTATTAGCAAAACTATCAAGATTACAGTTAGCTTCTCAGTCGTTTTCTTATTTAGATGCTATTAATCCAAAACAATTATCAGATTTTATTAAAGATGAGTCACCTCATACGATAGCTGTAATTTTATCACATATGGATGCTCCTAAATCAGCTGAAGTTTTAATGCAACTTGAAGAAGAAGTAAGAGTTAAAGTTACTATGCAAATGGCAACAATAAAAGATGTTTCACCAGATGTTGTAAGAACTATTTCTGTTGTACTTGAGAAAAAGCTTGAATCATTACTTTCTTCTATTGTTGATGTTGGTGGTGTAAAAGTTGTTGCTGATATGTTAAATAGATTAGGTCCAAAATCACAAGATATTCTAAAGAATATCAATGGTGTAGATACTTCTTTAGCAACTAAAATTAAGGAAAATATGTTTGTATTTGAAGATTTATTAAATCTTGAAACTGAATATGTAATGAAGATTTTACAAAATGTAGATACAGGAGATGTAGCTGTTGCTATGAAAAATGCTCCAGATGAAGACATGGAGAAAATTACAGGTGCAATGTCTCAAAGAGCTAGAGATAGATTTAAAGAAGAGTTTGAGATGCTTAATAAAGTTAAAATTAAAGATATTGAAGCTTCTCAAAGAAAGATGCTTGATGTTGCACAAAAAATGATTGAAGATGGAATCATTGATAGAGAAATGGATGAATAA
- a CDS encoding flagellar hook-basal body protein, whose product MNQGTYPLAASMVNQINRLDQISNNLANVNTNGFKQEGTTETTFNHYLQRSKNEGFVPTKINEVTNNIPKIDAKYINGEMGPIAPTGNNLDFALNQPDTFFKIQNQNGDIVYSRDGAFKVFDGFIVDSNGNNVLNTDNEPVLLEEGFENNIGVAQIPYTNLQKIGNNTYKLKDENEVLLFENNDGLLEQGAIEKSNVNSVTAMVELIDAHRRFEQSQKAISTIDEINSKLIDKIGNNTR is encoded by the coding sequence ATGAATCAAGGAACATACCCTCTTGCTGCATCTATGGTCAATCAAATAAATAGATTAGATCAAATAAGTAATAACTTAGCAAATGTTAATACAAATGGATTTAAACAAGAAGGAACAACAGAAACTACTTTTAATCATTACCTTCAAAGATCAAAAAATGAAGGCTTTGTTCCAACAAAAATTAATGAAGTTACAAATAATATTCCAAAAATTGATGCAAAATATATAAATGGCGAAATGGGACCAATAGCTCCAACTGGAAATAATTTAGATTTTGCATTAAACCAACCAGATACCTTTTTTAAAATACAAAATCAAAATGGAGACATTGTTTATAGTAGAGATGGTGCCTTTAAAGTTTTTGATGGTTTTATAGTTGATTCAAATGGAAATAATGTACTTAATACTGATAATGAACCAGTTCTTTTAGAAGAGGGTTTTGAAAACAATATAGGTGTTGCACAAATTCCATATACAAATCTTCAGAAAATAGGCAATAATACTTATAAACTTAAAGATGAAAATGAGGTTTTATTGTTTGAAAATAATGATGGCCTTTTAGAGCAAGGAGCAATTGAAAAATCAAATGTAAATTCAGTTACAGCGATGGTTGAACTAATTGATGCTCATAGAAGGTTTGAACAATCTCAAAAGGCAATTTCAACTATTGATGAAATAAACTCTAAATTAATTGATAAAATAGGGAACAATACTAGATAA
- the fliF gene encoding flagellar basal-body MS-ring/collar protein FliF: MDQLLKFINNLNAAQRAVIIGGFSLLFILLIGLLVYSNIKAEDKKLNYTIASNLTKSQVMLASDELEASGIAFSVIGSGNNLTLKTSKEFINIAKIKLVTSEASTSKHVGWEIFEKSSLGTTNFENKVKYLRALEGELSRSLESLTGVLRASVKIAIPKDTIFTERKTLPTASAVLSLKPGVFLTQKQIDGIKNFIASAVPDLTHDNIKLIDQDGSLLQKSKDDMATQKSYSQSKYKKKIEDDYEKKIVELLEPFVGHGRVVAKVSVSLDFIMQDIQEEIYDPEGTIRSQQVIENISSSQGTAGGAGGAAGVDNNIQTPGGAAGNGNSQSNSEGTNTVTNYEISKKIIKQKDNNYSRINRITAGVTFDSTVLNDVENKEEFLASIESIVQDTVGYDSKRGDKVTVRDFKFIGVKPISANGVQLDENGNPIEVDSSTSSLNTLAMVKTILKEFSEYIQYLIAAVLLFIFYKKFIVNHEVVILGDGTTKKKDEVDDENLVDDMLGDYGDQFDRESAKGRLKSKIKSQILNNIEGLDEESAAKYEVLVEELDKEVNNNPAEMASMIELLLSEGDANLKGKK; encoded by the coding sequence ATGGATCAACTTCTAAAATTTATAAATAATTTAAATGCTGCTCAAAGAGCAGTTATTATTGGGGGATTTTCTCTTTTATTTATATTATTGATTGGTCTATTGGTTTATTCAAATATTAAAGCTGAAGATAAAAAACTAAACTATACAATTGCTTCAAATTTAACAAAATCACAAGTGATGTTAGCTAGTGATGAGCTTGAGGCTTCAGGAATTGCTTTTAGTGTTATTGGTTCAGGTAATAATCTTACATTAAAAACCTCAAAAGAGTTTATCAATATTGCAAAAATTAAACTTGTGACAAGTGAAGCCTCAACTAGTAAGCATGTAGGATGGGAAATTTTTGAAAAGTCATCATTGGGTACAACTAATTTTGAGAATAAAGTAAAGTATTTAAGAGCACTTGAAGGTGAACTTTCAAGATCACTAGAGTCTTTAACTGGTGTATTAAGAGCAAGTGTAAAAATAGCTATTCCTAAAGACACTATTTTTACAGAAAGAAAAACACTTCCAACTGCATCAGCAGTTTTATCTTTAAAGCCTGGTGTTTTTTTAACTCAAAAGCAAATTGATGGTATCAAAAACTTTATAGCATCAGCCGTTCCTGATTTAACTCATGATAATATCAAGTTAATTGATCAAGATGGAAGTTTACTTCAGAAATCTAAAGATGATATGGCTACGCAAAAGTCATATTCACAATCAAAATATAAAAAGAAAATTGAAGATGATTATGAAAAAAAGATAGTTGAATTATTAGAACCTTTTGTGGGACATGGTAGAGTTGTTGCAAAAGTTTCAGTTTCACTTGATTTTATTATGCAAGATATTCAAGAAGAGATTTATGATCCAGAAGGAACTATACGATCACAACAAGTAATAGAAAATATATCTTCATCACAAGGTACAGCAGGTGGAGCGGGTGGAGCAGCTGGAGTTGATAATAATATACAGACTCCAGGTGGTGCAGCTGGTAATGGGAACTCACAATCAAATAGTGAAGGAACAAATACTGTTACAAATTATGAGATCTCTAAAAAGATAATAAAACAAAAAGATAATAACTATTCAAGAATCAATAGAATTACAGCTGGGGTTACTTTTGATTCAACTGTATTAAATGATGTTGAAAACAAAGAAGAATTTTTAGCTTCAATTGAATCAATTGTTCAGGACACTGTTGGATATGATAGTAAAAGAGGAGATAAGGTTACTGTAAGAGACTTTAAATTTATTGGAGTTAAACCAATTTCAGCAAACGGTGTACAGCTTGATGAAAATGGTAATCCAATAGAAGTTGACTCTTCAACATCTTCATTAAATACTTTAGCTATGGTTAAAACTATACTTAAAGAGTTTAGTGAGTATATTCAGTACTTAATAGCAGCTGTTTTATTATTTATATTCTATAAAAAATTTATTGTAAACCATGAAGTTGTGATCTTAGGTGATGGTACTACTAAGAAAAAAGATGAAGTAGATGATGAAAATCTTGTTGATGATATGTTGGGAGATTATGGAGATCAATTTGATAGGGAATCAGCTAAGGGAAGATTAAAAAGTAAAATCAAAAGTCAGATATTAAATAATATTGAAGGCTTAGATGAAGAATCAGCTGCAAAATATGAAGTTTTAGTTGAAGAGCTAGATAAAGAAGTAAATAATAATCCAGCTGAAATGGCATCCATGATTGAACTTTTATTATCAGAAGGTGATGCAAATTTAAAAGGTAAGAAATAA
- the flgG gene encoding flagellar basal-body rod protein FlgG: protein MIRGLYTAATGMNSMQHQIDVTSNNIANVNSTGFKQDRAEFQDLIYETLNYTAGQTSQTTLNPTGIDVGLGVRISGIQKNFTEGDLKLTSNPLDIAIEGNGFFQITLPSGETAYTRNGTFKLNAEGTVVNGNGYPLSPQIVVPDNVTKLTVGKDGTVTATNPQTEEIVNLGQIEIADFINPAGLAPMGESLFRETEASGAVLTGNPTTEQFGNTRQGMIELSNVKLVNEMVDLITAQRAYEANSKAITTTDGMLDTVNRLKR, encoded by the coding sequence ATGATAAGAGGACTTTACACTGCTGCAACAGGTATGAATTCTATGCAACATCAAATTGATGTTACTTCAAACAATATTGCAAACGTAAATTCAACAGGTTTTAAACAAGATAGAGCTGAATTTCAAGATTTAATTTATGAAACTTTAAACTACACAGCAGGTCAAACTTCACAAACAACTCTAAATCCAACTGGTATTGATGTTGGTTTAGGTGTAAGAATTTCTGGTATTCAAAAAAACTTTACAGAAGGTGACTTAAAACTTACTTCAAATCCTTTAGATATAGCTATAGAAGGAAATGGTTTCTTTCAAATAACTCTGCCAAGTGGAGAGACTGCATATACAAGAAATGGTACATTTAAACTTAATGCTGAGGGAACTGTTGTAAATGGTAATGGCTACCCACTTTCACCACAAATAGTGGTACCTGATAATGTTACTAAATTAACTGTAGGGAAAGATGGAACAGTTACAGCAACAAATCCTCAAACAGAAGAAATAGTAAATTTAGGGCAAATTGAAATTGCTGATTTTATTAATCCAGCAGGATTAGCTCCTATGGGTGAGTCTTTGTTTAGAGAAACAGAAGCCTCAGGTGCAGTTTTAACAGGAAATCCAACTACAGAGCAGTTTGGTAATACTAGACAAGGTATGATTGAGTTATCAAACGTTAAACTTGTAAACGAGATGGTAGATTTAATTACAGCTCAAAGAGCATATGAAGCAAATTCTAAGGCAATTACAACTACTGATGGTATGCTTGATACTGTTAATAGGTTAAAAAGATAG
- a CDS encoding response regulator, whose translation MRILIVDDSSTMRRIIGNVVMQLGYAKDDFDEAEDGVKAWKLLGESNYDVILTDWNMPNMNGLDLVKKVRAEGAHQKTPIIMITTEGGKGEVITALKAGVNNYIVKPFNAEVLKEKLDGVLKK comes from the coding sequence ATGAGAATTCTAATAGTTGATGATAGTTCTACTATGAGGAGAATTATTGGTAATGTTGTAATGCAGTTAGGTTACGCAAAAGATGATTTTGATGAGGCTGAAGATGGTGTTAAAGCTTGGAAACTATTAGGTGAGTCTAACTACGATGTTATTTTAACTGACTGGAATATGCCTAATATGAATGGTTTAGATTTAGTAAAAAAAGTTAGAGCAGAAGGTGCTCATCAAAAGACTCCTATTATCATGATTACAACAGAAGGTGGTAAGGGTGAAGTTATTACAGCTTTAAAAGCTGGAGTGAATAATTATATTGTAAAACCATTCAATGCAGAAGTTTTAAAAGAGAAGCTTGATGGGGTATTAAAAAAATAA
- the rimM gene encoding ribosome maturation factor RimM (Essential for efficient processing of 16S rRNA) produces MNDKIYVAKLGKAVGLKGHLRLFIDSDFPEQFKKGSEFITNKKTSLVIKEYNSNRELVQFENYEDVELAKKLTNQELYSTFEQTRQNCKLEENEHFWFDLMDCKIVENGLELGVVVEVHRYPSSDYLEIKTSDELVKKELPKTFLLPHLFDKYILNVDIKNKIINVQEAFVILENS; encoded by the coding sequence ATGAATGATAAAATTTACGTAGCTAAGCTTGGAAAAGCTGTGGGTCTGAAAGGTCATTTAAGACTTTTCATTGACTCAGATTTCCCTGAACAATTTAAAAAAGGTTCAGAATTTATTACAAATAAAAAAACATCGCTAGTTATAAAAGAGTATAATTCTAATAGAGAACTTGTGCAATTTGAGAACTATGAAGATGTTGAACTTGCAAAAAAACTTACTAATCAAGAACTATACTCAACTTTTGAACAAACAAGACAAAACTGCAAACTAGAAGAAAATGAACATTTTTGGTTTGATTTAATGGATTGTAAGATAGTTGAAAATGGATTAGAGTTAGGTGTTGTAGTTGAAGTTCATAGGTATCCTTCAAGTGATTATCTTGAGATTAAAACATCTGATGAATTAGTGAAAAAAGAATTACCTAAAACCTTTCTATTGCCACATTTGTTTGATAAATATATTTTAAATGTGGACATTAAAAATAAAATTATAAATGTACAAGAGGCTTTTGTAATATTAGAAAACTCATAA